Proteins encoded within one genomic window of Dehalococcoidia bacterium:
- a CDS encoding response regulator transcription factor — protein sequence MRKINVLIVDDHAIVRDGICSLLALAGDMEVVGEAANGREGLEKARQLLPDVILMDMAMPIMGGLEAIRRIRKEFSEIKILILTQYDDKDHVFPVIQAGANGFISKTAASSELISGIRAIFAGESYLSPAIAKLFVEDYQRVALKEDIKDHYEQLTDREREILKLVVEGYKTQQIAEMLTITPKTVEGHKTSLMNKLGIHNTIELVKYALRRGIITV from the coding sequence ATGCGAAAGATAAACGTGCTGATAGTGGATGATCACGCCATTGTTAGAGATGGTATTTGCAGCCTGTTGGCATTGGCTGGAGATATGGAGGTAGTGGGCGAGGCAGCTAATGGAAGGGAAGGGCTAGAAAAGGCTCGGCAATTACTGCCAGATGTCATTCTGATGGATATGGCCATGCCCATTATGGGTGGCTTGGAAGCCATACGCCGTATACGAAAGGAATTTTCAGAGATCAAGATCCTGATTCTCACTCAGTATGATGATAAAGACCACGTTTTCCCAGTCATCCAAGCCGGAGCTAATGGATTCATTAGCAAGACTGCAGCGTCTTCAGAGCTTATTTCCGGGATCCGGGCTATATTTGCTGGAGAATCCTACTTATCTCCTGCTATAGCTAAGCTGTTCGTTGAAGACTATCAGCGGGTAGCACTAAAGGAGGATATAAAAGATCATTATGAGCAACTGACCGATAGAGAGCGAGAAATACTCAAACTAGTTGTTGAAGGATACAAGACCCAACAGATAGCGGAGATGTTGACTATTACTCCCAAAACGGTTGAGGGGCACAAGACCAGTCTAATGAACAAGTTGGGCATTCATAATACGATAGAGCTGGTCAAGTATGCTTTACGGCGAGGAATCATAACCGTGTGA